One Brachybacterium kimchii genomic window carries:
- a CDS encoding response regulator transcription factor: MPPVTRLLLVEDDSAIAEPLSRALDREGYTVSRASRGMDALGIAAAGDPIDLVILDLGLPDLDGLEVARRLRKGGLESPILILTARADEVDAVVGLDAGADDYVTKPFRLGELQARIRALLRRAQTVEESTSAFDVNGVSLDVSARRAYVDGEELSLSAKEYDLLTVLVREAGSVVTRDDLMREVWGAEWWGSTKTLDMHISWLRRKLGDDATNPRRITTVRGVGFRFETGDGS, translated from the coding sequence ATGCCTCCTGTGACACGACTGCTGCTCGTCGAAGACGATTCCGCGATCGCCGAACCGCTGTCCCGCGCGCTCGACCGCGAGGGCTACACGGTCTCGCGCGCCTCGCGCGGTATGGATGCCCTCGGCATCGCCGCCGCCGGGGACCCGATCGACCTGGTCATCCTGGATCTGGGACTCCCGGACCTCGATGGCCTCGAGGTCGCTCGGCGCCTGCGCAAGGGCGGTCTGGAATCCCCGATCCTCATCCTCACCGCCCGCGCCGACGAGGTCGACGCCGTCGTCGGCCTCGACGCCGGCGCGGACGACTACGTCACCAAGCCCTTCCGGCTGGGCGAGCTGCAGGCGCGCATCCGCGCCCTGCTGCGACGCGCCCAGACCGTCGAGGAGTCCACGAGCGCCTTCGACGTCAACGGTGTGTCCCTGGACGTCTCCGCGCGCCGCGCCTACGTCGACGGCGAGGAGCTCAGCCTCTCCGCCAAGGAGTACGACCTGCTCACGGTGCTCGTGCGCGAGGCCGGCAGCGTGGTCACCCGCGACGACCTCATGCGCGAGGTCTGGGGCGCCGAGTGGTGGGGCTCGACCAAGACCCTCGACATGCACATCTCCTGGCTCCGCCGCAAGCTGGGCGATGACGCGACCAATCCCCGCAGGATCACCACCGTCCGCGGCGTCGGCTTCCGTTTCGAGACCGGAGACGGGAGCTGA
- a CDS encoding ATP-binding protein has product MRTRVLQATVITVILTVLLLGIPLAYSWLQLTDQNLTARATSIANEVRTNAEKRISDDRPIDKAMLQQIADSQPDLAVHITVTYEGRTIEAGPDPGNSTKVISTPGTSGVNVTVTITKADVRAHTASAAVLIIVAGLAAISIGVSVALWQAQRISAPLARLTRRAEEMGSGRARGPWRPSGITEIDTVAEELANSGAQLTERLEAESRLASDASHQLRTPLTALSMRLDEILATSSEEWVRDEARISLEQIDRLTEVVHDLINAPRSSQRRTPGVVELRTVLTQQSEEWSPAYRAAGRELRIQVPRAAAVWGSTGPLTQVVATLVENSLTHGGGRTLVKVRRNEKSTVVEISDEGPGIDPALGKRVFERSVSGRTSGTGVGLALARTLVEDDGGRLELLSEQPATFGVFLISAPDEDTAGEEDTVLGGESTDELGSLPQGAVLPRRRRGSGGHGHRARASARTSAPEDRTRS; this is encoded by the coding sequence GTGCGCACGCGAGTGCTGCAGGCGACGGTCATCACGGTCATCCTCACGGTCCTGCTGCTGGGCATCCCGCTGGCGTACTCGTGGCTTCAGCTGACCGACCAGAACCTCACCGCGCGCGCCACCTCCATCGCCAACGAGGTCCGCACCAACGCCGAGAAGCGCATCAGCGACGACCGGCCCATCGACAAGGCGATGCTCCAGCAGATCGCCGATTCCCAGCCCGATCTGGCCGTGCACATCACGGTGACCTATGAGGGCCGCACGATCGAGGCGGGCCCGGACCCGGGCAACAGCACGAAGGTGATCTCGACGCCCGGCACCTCGGGCGTGAACGTCACCGTCACCATCACCAAGGCCGACGTGCGCGCCCACACCGCGAGCGCCGCCGTGCTCATCATCGTCGCGGGGCTGGCCGCGATCTCCATCGGCGTCTCCGTCGCCCTCTGGCAGGCCCAGCGGATCTCCGCGCCGCTCGCCCGCCTCACCCGGCGCGCCGAGGAGATGGGCTCGGGCCGCGCCCGCGGCCCCTGGCGCCCGAGCGGCATCACCGAGATCGACACCGTCGCCGAGGAGCTCGCGAACTCCGGAGCCCAGCTCACCGAGCGCCTCGAGGCCGAGAGCAGACTCGCCTCCGACGCCTCCCACCAGCTGCGCACACCGCTCACCGCGCTCTCCATGCGCCTGGACGAGATCCTCGCCACCAGCTCCGAGGAGTGGGTGCGCGACGAGGCACGGATCTCCCTCGAGCAGATCGACCGCCTCACCGAGGTCGTCCACGACCTCATCAACGCCCCCCGCTCCTCCCAGCGCCGCACCCCCGGCGTGGTCGAGCTGCGCACCGTGCTCACCCAGCAGAGCGAGGAGTGGTCCCCGGCGTACCGGGCCGCGGGCCGCGAGCTGCGCATCCAGGTGCCGCGCGCCGCAGCCGTCTGGGGATCCACGGGACCGCTCACGCAGGTCGTCGCGACCCTCGTGGAGAACTCCCTCACCCACGGCGGTGGGCGCACCCTGGTCAAGGTGCGCCGCAACGAGAAGTCCACGGTCGTCGAGATCTCCGACGAGGGGCCCGGCATCGACCCGGCGCTCGGCAAGCGCGTCTTCGAGCGCTCGGTCTCGGGGCGCACCTCCGGCACGGGCGTCGGCCTCGCCCTCGCCCGCACTCTCGTGGAGGACGACGGCGGGCGCCTCGAGCTGCTCAGCGAGCAGCCCGCGACCTTCGGCGTCTTCCTCATCTCCGCTCCCGACGAGGACACGGCGGGCGAGGAGGACACGGTGCTCGGCGGCGAGTCGACCGACGAGCTGGGCTCCCTCCCGCAGGGTGCGGTGCTGCCGCGCCGCCGGCGGGGGAGCGGCGGGCACGGCCACCGCGCTCGCGCGTCGGCCCGGACGTCGGCGCCCGAGGACCGCACCCGCTCCTAG
- a CDS encoding 5-(carboxyamino)imidazole ribonucleotide synthase, with translation MLPDIPENDPVPTSGPAAPRIGVIGGGQLARMMLGPAIELGLPLTVLATDPAESAAQGAAHVRIGRHDDEEAVRALAAEVDVLTFDHEHVPPRILEGIERDGLAAVRPGPAALVHAQDKVLMRERLGALGHPCPRWWRAASAADVDAALAELGTAGRAVVKTPRGGYDGHGVRVVSAGSDVADWFEDHEELLVEELVPFTRELSAQVARRPGGEMLAFPVVRSTQKDGVCFEVLAPAPDLGPADQERIQQLALRIAEDLGVTGMLAVELFETAGGEVLVNELAMRPHNTGHWSMDGAVTGQFEQHLRAVADLPLGASAPRAPHAVMVNLLGGTREDLAAGAREAMERDPGLKVHLYGKSVRPGRKVGHVTLAGSDPADLLARAHRAERLIIDAVHEEQNA, from the coding sequence GTGCTCCCCGACATCCCTGAGAACGACCCCGTCCCCACCAGCGGCCCCGCGGCGCCGCGCATCGGCGTCATCGGCGGCGGGCAGCTCGCGCGGATGATGCTGGGTCCCGCGATCGAGCTGGGACTGCCGCTCACCGTGCTCGCCACCGACCCCGCGGAATCCGCCGCGCAGGGCGCGGCCCACGTGCGGATCGGCCGTCACGACGACGAGGAGGCCGTGCGCGCGCTCGCCGCCGAGGTCGACGTCCTCACCTTCGACCACGAGCACGTGCCGCCCCGCATCCTCGAGGGCATCGAGCGGGACGGCCTCGCCGCCGTGCGGCCGGGACCGGCCGCCCTCGTCCATGCCCAGGACAAGGTGCTCATGCGCGAGCGCCTCGGCGCGCTCGGGCACCCCTGCCCGCGCTGGTGGCGCGCCGCCTCCGCGGCCGACGTCGACGCCGCGCTCGCCGAGCTCGGCACCGCCGGCCGCGCCGTGGTGAAGACCCCGCGCGGCGGCTACGACGGCCACGGCGTGCGCGTCGTCTCCGCCGGCAGCGACGTCGCCGACTGGTTCGAGGACCACGAGGAGCTGCTCGTCGAGGAGCTCGTGCCCTTCACCCGCGAGCTCTCCGCGCAGGTCGCCCGCCGACCGGGCGGCGAGATGCTCGCCTTCCCGGTGGTGCGCTCGACGCAGAAGGACGGCGTGTGCTTCGAGGTGCTCGCCCCCGCCCCGGACCTCGGTCCCGCGGACCAGGAGCGCATCCAGCAGCTCGCCCTGCGGATCGCCGAGGACCTGGGCGTCACCGGCATGCTGGCCGTCGAGCTGTTCGAGACCGCGGGCGGCGAGGTGCTCGTCAACGAGCTCGCCATGCGGCCGCACAACACGGGTCACTGGTCCATGGACGGCGCCGTCACCGGCCAGTTCGAGCAGCACCTGCGGGCCGTCGCCGACCTCCCGCTGGGTGCGAGCGCGCCCCGCGCCCCGCACGCGGTGATGGTGAATCTGCTGGGCGGGACGCGCGAGGACCTCGCCGCGGGCGCCCGCGAGGCGATGGAGCGGGACCCCGGGCTCAAGGTCCACCTGTACGGAAAGTCCGTGCGGCCCGGCCGCAAGGTCGGCCACGTGACCCTCGCCGGGAGCGATCCCGCGGACCTGCTCGCGCGCGCCCACCGCGCCGAGCGACTGATCATCGACGCCGTGCACGAGGAGCAGAACGCATGA
- the purE gene encoding 5-(carboxyamino)imidazole ribonucleotide mutase, which translates to MTTPQDAPRVAIVMGSDSDWPTLGPARDALAEFGLDVHVDVVSAHRMPEDMVDFGRTAADRGLRVIIAGAGGAAHLPGMLAALTPLPVIGVPVPLAHLDGMDSLLSIVQMPAGVPVATVSIGGARNAGLLAARILGAADDAEGERLRERMREFQGELRDLAHAKGESLRSSLS; encoded by the coding sequence ATGACCACGCCCCAGGACGCCCCGCGCGTCGCGATCGTGATGGGCTCGGACTCCGACTGGCCGACGCTCGGCCCCGCCCGCGACGCCCTCGCCGAGTTCGGTCTGGACGTGCACGTGGACGTGGTCTCCGCGCACCGCATGCCCGAGGACATGGTCGACTTCGGCCGCACCGCGGCGGACCGCGGCCTGCGCGTGATCATCGCGGGCGCCGGCGGAGCCGCCCACCTGCCCGGCATGCTCGCCGCCCTCACCCCGCTGCCCGTGATCGGCGTGCCCGTGCCGCTCGCGCACCTGGACGGCATGGACTCCCTGCTCTCGATCGTGCAGATGCCCGCCGGGGTGCCCGTCGCGACCGTCTCCATAGGCGGCGCCCGCAATGCCGGGCTGCTCGCCGCCCGCATCCTCGGGGCGGCCGACGACGCCGAGGGCGAGCGCCTGCGCGAGCGCATGCGCGAGTTCCAGGGCGAGCTGCGCGACCTTGCGCACGCCAAGGGCGAGTCGCTGCGCTCGTCCCTGTCCTGA
- a CDS encoding acyltransferase, giving the protein MNETSESSSGSPAGSSDGPADRPAASREGVRVVDSADVAETARIGEGSAIWHLAQVREDARLGRDCIVGRGAYIGTGVRMGDGCKVQNYALVYEPAALAEGVFVGPAAVFTNDHRPRAVNPDLSPKSAADWEPVGVTCEAGASIGARAVCVAPVTIGAWSMVAAGSTVTRDVVPHALVAGAPARRIAWVGRSGEKLEPASDGTDAWVCPTTGEWYVADETTGGLTLAADAGAEKQDETTDGEHA; this is encoded by the coding sequence ATGAACGAGACCTCCGAGTCGTCCAGCGGGTCGCCCGCCGGCTCGTCCGACGGACCCGCCGACCGCCCGGCCGCCTCGCGCGAGGGCGTGCGCGTCGTCGATTCCGCCGACGTCGCCGAGACCGCCCGCATCGGCGAGGGCAGCGCGATCTGGCACCTCGCCCAGGTGCGCGAGGACGCCCGGCTGGGACGCGACTGCATCGTGGGCCGCGGCGCCTACATCGGCACCGGCGTGCGCATGGGCGACGGCTGCAAGGTGCAGAACTACGCGCTCGTCTACGAGCCCGCGGCGCTCGCCGAGGGCGTCTTCGTGGGCCCTGCCGCCGTGTTCACCAACGATCATCGGCCGCGCGCGGTCAACCCCGACCTCTCCCCGAAGTCCGCCGCCGACTGGGAGCCGGTAGGCGTCACCTGCGAGGCGGGCGCCTCGATCGGCGCGCGCGCCGTCTGCGTCGCCCCCGTCACCATCGGCGCCTGGTCGATGGTGGCCGCGGGATCGACCGTCACCCGCGACGTCGTGCCCCACGCCCTGGTCGCGGGCGCCCCCGCCCGCCGCATCGCCTGGGTGGGCCGTTCGGGGGAGAAGCTCGAGCCGGCCTCCGACGGGACCGACGCCTGGGTGTGCCCGACGACGGGCGAGTGGTATGTGGCCGACGAGACGACGGGCGGGCTCACCCTCGCCGCCGACGCCGGGGCCGAGAAGCAGGACGAGACGACGGACGGAGAGCACGCATGA
- a CDS encoding DegT/DnrJ/EryC1/StrS family aminotransferase, with amino-acid sequence MSEQMIPAARPIIGDEEREAVDRVLRSGMVAQGPEVAAFEEEFAAELAGSRPTVAVNSGTSGQHLGMVALGLGPGDEVIVPSFTFAATANSVAVTGATPVFVDIDLDTFCIDPSAIEGAITERTVGIQPVHLYGHPAEIDTIAEIAGRHGLWVAEDAAQAHGATWKGRQVGTFGRFGMFSLYPTKNMTSGEGGMVACEDEELARAVRLLRNQGMEVQYANEVAGFNNRMTDLHAAIGRVQLTRLVGWTAQRRANAAALDEGLAGIAGVVAPVVREGAEHVYHQYTIRLDGASAAERDAFAAALREEHRVGCGVYYPTPVHRLPSFGLDLDLPVTERAAREVLSLPVHPSLTENDLERIVAAVAAVAAGGAA; translated from the coding sequence ATGAGCGAGCAGATGATCCCCGCTGCCCGCCCCATCATCGGGGACGAGGAGCGCGAGGCCGTGGACCGGGTGCTGAGGAGCGGCATGGTCGCGCAGGGTCCCGAGGTGGCGGCCTTCGAGGAGGAGTTCGCCGCCGAGCTCGCCGGCTCCCGCCCCACGGTCGCCGTGAACTCCGGCACCTCCGGGCAGCACCTGGGCATGGTCGCCCTGGGCCTCGGCCCGGGCGACGAGGTCATCGTGCCCTCCTTCACCTTCGCCGCGACCGCGAACTCCGTCGCCGTGACCGGCGCGACCCCCGTCTTCGTCGACATCGACCTGGACACCTTCTGCATCGACCCCTCCGCGATCGAGGGCGCGATCACCGAGCGCACCGTGGGCATCCAGCCCGTGCACCTCTACGGTCACCCCGCCGAGATCGACACCATCGCCGAGATCGCGGGCCGCCACGGCCTGTGGGTCGCCGAGGACGCGGCCCAGGCGCACGGCGCCACCTGGAAGGGCCGGCAGGTCGGCACCTTCGGCCGCTTCGGCATGTTCTCCCTGTACCCCACGAAGAACATGACGAGCGGCGAGGGCGGCATGGTCGCCTGCGAGGACGAGGAGCTCGCCCGGGCCGTGCGCCTGCTGCGCAACCAGGGCATGGAGGTCCAGTACGCCAACGAGGTCGCCGGCTTCAACAACCGCATGACCGACCTGCACGCCGCCATCGGCCGCGTCCAGCTCACCAGGCTCGTCGGCTGGACCGCGCAGCGCCGGGCGAACGCCGCCGCCCTCGACGAGGGTCTCGCAGGCATCGCCGGGGTCGTCGCGCCCGTCGTGCGCGAGGGGGCCGAGCACGTCTACCACCAGTACACGATCCGCCTCGACGGCGCGAGCGCCGCCGAGCGCGACGCCTTCGCGGCCGCCCTGCGCGAGGAGCATCGGGTGGGATGCGGCGTCTACTACCCGACGCCCGTGCACCGCCTGCCCTCCTTCGGCCTCGACCTCGACCTCCCGGTCACCGAGCGGGCCGCCCGCGAGGTGCTGTCCCTGCCGGTCCACCCGAGCCTCACCGAGAACGACCTCGAGCGCATCGTCGCCGCGGTCGCCGCCGTCGCCGCCGGGGGTGCCGCATGA
- a CDS encoding Gfo/Idh/MocA family protein, whose product MSTEDRRPLRAGLIGLGMMGRHHARNLRALEGVELVAVADPQGDPHGAAPGYDVLPDARALVDAGIDYAVIAVPTQFHRDVALTFAEAGVHCLVEKPLAFDVAEAEEIAAAYEQAGLVGAVGYIERFNPALQEMRRRLADGQLGEIFQISTRRQGGFPARISDVGVVKDLATHDLDLTAWVAGSDFAQVAAFSTRRSGREDEDMVSVTGQLASGTITSHLVNWLSPFKERVTVVTGENGALVADTVNADLTFYANGESATNLWDSMASFRGVSEGDMVRYSLRRTEPLRTEHEAFRDAVAGDPSNIVTMREGLQTVRAVEAVLCSAREGRIVRPDDVAS is encoded by the coding sequence ATGAGCACGGAGGATCGTCGGCCCCTGCGCGCCGGCCTCATCGGGCTGGGGATGATGGGCCGCCACCACGCCCGCAACTTGCGCGCCCTCGAGGGCGTCGAGCTCGTCGCCGTCGCCGATCCGCAGGGCGACCCGCACGGCGCGGCCCCCGGCTACGACGTGCTGCCCGACGCGCGCGCCCTGGTCGACGCGGGTATCGACTACGCCGTCATCGCCGTGCCCACCCAGTTCCATCGCGACGTCGCGCTCACCTTCGCCGAGGCGGGCGTGCACTGCCTCGTCGAGAAGCCGCTGGCCTTCGACGTCGCCGAGGCCGAGGAGATCGCCGCCGCGTACGAGCAGGCGGGCCTCGTCGGAGCCGTCGGCTACATCGAGCGCTTCAACCCGGCCCTGCAGGAGATGCGGCGGCGCCTGGCCGACGGCCAGCTCGGGGAGATCTTCCAGATCTCCACCCGCCGCCAGGGCGGCTTCCCCGCCCGCATCTCCGACGTGGGCGTGGTCAAGGACCTCGCCACGCACGACCTCGACCTCACCGCCTGGGTCGCCGGCAGCGACTTCGCGCAGGTCGCGGCGTTCTCCACGCGCCGCTCCGGCCGCGAGGACGAGGACATGGTCTCGGTCACCGGTCAGCTCGCCAGCGGCACCATCACCAGCCACCTCGTGAACTGGCTCTCGCCCTTCAAGGAGCGCGTGACCGTGGTGACCGGCGAGAACGGGGCCCTGGTCGCGGACACCGTCAACGCCGACCTCACGTTCTACGCCAATGGCGAGAGCGCCACGAACCTCTGGGACTCCATGGCCTCCTTCCGCGGGGTCAGCGAGGGCGACATGGTCCGCTACTCCCTGCGCCGCACCGAGCCGCTGCGCACCGAGCACGAGGCCTTCCGCGACGCCGTCGCCGGAGATCCCTCGAACATCGTCACCATGCGCGAGGGCCTGCAGACCGTGCGCGCCGTCGAGGCCGTGCTGTGCTCGGCCCGCGAGGGACGGATCGTCCGCCCCGACGACGTCGCCTCGTGA
- a CDS encoding glycosyltransferase translates to MSAQRTTSPTTLQSGLATLRRRALGAGVRAASVLPGGVGARARYLRLTRRMDRGEVPAAWREEMLAELRRADALLARGDDDGAVEWFDKALRVAYHASLHYGLADSPLITDPERFLAPVRASAVGRLLLAPPAHDEGPSRPDPRDRAAAPGADGAEDAAPVRLLVIAQRNWTFVNPVIAALEEDGFEVRRFEVDDLPPAERPTRERVLRARMELARTGRRLPTPAALAEPFDWADVVLVEWGHHVLTWVSLLADMPRLTAARIHRFEAYTPFPLLTVFDVVDRVLFVSPHVRTLIQHLTPNLERAGEIIGVDNFLAYGLGPEPRGDRDPHLLAQVGWLRPVKDVLFTLDLLERVRAEDPRHRLQLIGPGLPEDPAQDTAFQARVRRRIAQFPTGAVQVLGARSDVPELLAMAGWIISSSLHEGVHEAVMEGIAAGCVPLIRNWPDARPYGGAGVIYPDRWVVEDLEEAVERVLRIEREGALTEVSAEARAWVVERRTAATVTRRYAEALSPQQSAGEEPTGSTPR, encoded by the coding sequence ATGAGCGCTCAGCGCACGACGTCCCCGACGACGCTGCAGTCCGGCCTCGCGACGCTGCGGCGCCGCGCCCTGGGCGCGGGCGTCAGGGCCGCCTCGGTGCTCCCCGGCGGCGTCGGCGCACGGGCGCGCTACCTCCGCCTGACCCGGCGCATGGACCGCGGCGAGGTCCCGGCCGCCTGGCGCGAGGAGATGCTCGCCGAGCTGCGGCGGGCCGACGCGCTGCTCGCGCGCGGGGACGACGACGGCGCCGTCGAGTGGTTCGACAAGGCACTGCGCGTCGCCTACCACGCCTCCCTCCACTACGGGCTCGCGGACTCCCCGCTGATCACCGATCCCGAGCGGTTCCTCGCGCCCGTGCGGGCGAGCGCGGTGGGCAGACTCCTGCTCGCCCCGCCCGCGCACGACGAAGGGCCCTCCCGCCCCGACCCTCGGGACCGCGCGGCCGCGCCGGGAGCGGACGGGGCGGAGGACGCCGCCCCCGTGCGCCTGCTCGTCATCGCCCAGCGCAACTGGACCTTCGTGAACCCCGTCATCGCCGCCCTCGAGGAGGACGGCTTCGAGGTGCGTCGCTTCGAGGTCGACGACCTCCCGCCCGCCGAGCGGCCCACCCGTGAGCGCGTGCTGCGCGCGCGCATGGAGCTCGCCCGCACGGGGCGGCGCCTGCCCACGCCCGCGGCCCTGGCCGAGCCGTTCGACTGGGCCGACGTGGTGCTCGTGGAGTGGGGACACCACGTGCTCACCTGGGTCTCCCTGCTCGCGGACATGCCGCGCCTCACCGCCGCGCGCATCCACCGCTTCGAGGCCTACACCCCCTTCCCGCTGCTGACGGTCTTCGACGTCGTCGACCGGGTGCTGTTCGTCTCCCCGCACGTGCGCACCCTCATCCAGCACCTCACGCCGAACCTCGAGCGCGCGGGCGAGATCATCGGGGTCGACAACTTCCTCGCCTACGGGCTGGGCCCGGAGCCGCGCGGGGACCGGGACCCGCACCTGCTCGCCCAGGTGGGCTGGCTGCGTCCCGTCAAGGACGTGCTGTTCACCCTGGACCTGCTGGAGCGCGTGCGCGCCGAGGACCCGCGCCATCGCCTGCAGCTCATCGGCCCCGGGCTGCCCGAGGACCCCGCGCAGGACACCGCGTTCCAGGCCCGCGTGCGCCGACGCATCGCACAGTTCCCCACGGGCGCCGTGCAGGTGCTGGGCGCCCGCTCGGACGTGCCCGAACTGCTCGCGATGGCCGGCTGGATCATCTCCTCCTCGCTGCACGAGGGCGTCCACGAGGCCGTCATGGAGGGCATCGCGGCCGGCTGCGTCCCGCTCATCAGGAACTGGCCCGATGCCCGCCCCTACGGCGGCGCAGGCGTCATCTACCCCGACCGCTGGGTGGTCGAGGACCTCGAGGAGGCCGTCGAGCGCGTGCTGCGCATCGAGCGCGAGGGCGCCCTCACCGAGGTCTCCGCCGAGGCGCGGGCGTGGGTCGTCGAGCGCCGCACCGCCGCGACCGTGACCCGCCGGTACGCCGAGGCGCTCTCCCCGCAGCAGTCGGCAGGCGAGGAGCCGACCGGATCGACGCCCCGATGA